The Ziziphus jujuba cultivar Dongzao chromosome 1, ASM3175591v1 genome segment ctaattctcagttttttttttgaaaaaaaaaatctttttcgttttttaaattcacattgcattttaataaaaaGACTCTGATTTTGTACACAATTCGCTATCAAAGGAAAAACAACTGGAGAAAATTATTAAGGTAAAGCAAGATATATAGGACAAAAGTCCTGAGgagatgttttaaaattttctaattctggtttaataaatttaaaggcGAAATGGTTACTATAGCTTGTGATTTGAAAGATTTGGAAATTAGGATTTGGGATCGAAGAAACATCAAGGTGTTTCTAAAGATGTAAAATTCAAACCACCTGACACGAATATTGTTGTCCTATGGATGAATGGAGATATTGATCTCAACCATGATCCATCCTTGTGTTGGTCTGATTGGTAGTTGTAAGGATGTTTTTCCTCCGAATATGGAAGAGAATGTATTAAATGCTAAAATGGGTCAAAGCCATAGGTTTCCTTTAGGCTTTCATGTCCCAATTGTTGTTAGAGGTCGATGGTTTTGTTCTAACTGCTTCTGGCGTTGTATTTCTAGGCTAATTGGCCTCCTGTTAAACcgcccccccccaaaaaaaaaaaaaaaaaaaaaaaaaaaatgaaatcaataAATTTACGCAAGACCCTGCATAGTGTGGCGCAAGGAGAGATATACACGTGTAAGGATATAGGAGCTGTCCAACTTGACCAGTCCATGAACAGACACAACTGTCTGCGAAAATCGATCGGGACCAATTTCGAATGTTGAGCATACGAtatcatagaaaaataaaaaaattgtaaattggaGTAACTCTAGTCAAAGTAGTCAAGTAGTCCAAGTTCCAAAACAATTGTATTttacaaatttctttttaaattagtttaattttgaatatgattaatttaaagtttaaaaattattaataaaattgattagtttttttcaattaatcaatttttttctaccaattttgtttgtaaattgtgaaaaagaaaatagtttatttttaaaaatttttaaactttttattagttaagttgaaaatttgattaatatgaaataatttgtaaatttaaaatatgatatgatttaaatttgaaaatttcatatataatcaaatcaaaatagaggatattaaaatacaattatatttaattattattggatGAATCATTTGATTAGTATAGGATGTGGCAATTTGTTTATTCCTGGTGATAGTTATGAACTTTAATTGAGATATATAGATAGTCATATGtaactcttatatatatatatatatatataaaattaattaagaatatactttcaaatttaatatttaatttagtgttTAATTGGATAAAAAATCTATCCTCTTTCCAAAACGTATATAGTTATTCTTCCAGGAGAATTTTAGAATTACCTCTTAGCCATgtgttgtaattaattaattaagaaaagtgATACGTGCAGGATATTTTGGTGGTTTcaactttcaattttaaaaatgatggaCATACGGCAACAGGCGTATAAGACATACTAGTTGCTTATCCTAATTCAAAGTTATGGTCAATGGTCTTCATCGCATGCCGACCACAACCTTAATTGCCGCATAAGACATACTAGTTGCCTATCCTAATTCAAAGTTATGGTCAATGGTCTTCATCGCATGCCGACCACAACCTTAAGCTAGGAGATGCATCAATATCTCTACTAACTATTTGGagtttatgatttattatttttttaggataTTGTGGTATAGAATATATGATTAcatttgaaatagaaattataaaaataaaatatttatgtgaaaaatatccaaataaaatacatataaaataataaataaaaaaatataatatttttttttttaaataaaaaaagcacacttgacaatatctttttttataataaaaaaaacatacacTCTTTCTGTTAGAagaaactattttttaaaattctctatTTAATACTCTCCTTCTTTCGCCTTCTTTCCATGTTTTTAAAGTGAAAGAAGTGAAGCATTATATACAGTGAGGAAGCGGCaagataagaaatttttttatttttctaccacCTACATATGCCGGTTGTGAGCTGTTATTACGGCTGGATATGTGCTGTTAACAGCATTTCCACTGCCCACTGTTAATCTAAAAGCAATCTTTTGCACTGCCTTCGACAATTGTGCAAAAGGGTTAATGCAAAAATGGTTTTACCGCTACACTTTTTTGCTTTTCATGTTTTTGCGTGTACTGTGTGTGGTTTAGACATtccaaaaacacacacacacatatatatatatatatatatacgtgatGGTTTGATAGTCGTACCTAATCTTTTTTTGTGGTAAAAAGTCGTACCTAATCTTTGGATGCCGCCAATTACATGGAATCTTtatggaaaagaaataaaattcttGGCGTTGAAATATTATGCACGATTATTACATGGTGGGCATGTACGTTTACTATGGCAAATTTGTATGTtcttgtgtgtatatatatatatatatatccatatgcATGGAGTCTctgatttgtgtgtgtgtgtgtgtgtttacaCATAGAGGTAAGAATAGAAACCaccagaaagaaagaaagaaaggagagaTCTTGATCAATAGATCTAGGCAGGTAGATAGCTAAGGCATAGAGGGTAGGGATGCACAGAGGGCATGTATTAGCCGTTCCATATCCAAGTCAAGGCCACATAAACCCTCTACTTCAATTCTGCAAGCACTTATCATCAAAGGGCCTGAAAGCCACCCTTGCCACCACCATATTCATCTCGAAAACCTTTAAACCAAACCCATCAATTGCCGGCTCCGTTCAACTGGACACCATCTCGGATGGCTTCGACGATGGCGGCTTTGCTCAAGCTGAAGGCGTGGCTGACTATTTAACAAAACTAGAAGCTGCCGGCTCCAAAAGCCTGGCTGAGCTGATCTTAAAGTACAAGGAGTCAGCAGATGACCCCATCGATTGCATAGTGTACGACTCCTTCTTGCCTTGGGCTTTGGATGTGGCCATAGAGTTTGGGACAGCCTCAGCTGCCTTCTTCACCCAACCTTGCACCGTCAATTACATCTATTTCTGTGTTCACCATGGCCTCCTCAACCTCCCAATCCCTACTAATTCCATCCCACTCTCTATTCCGGGCCTGCACTTTCTTGACATTCCGGATATGCCGTCCTTCATATGCGTGGAGGGCTCTTATCCCGCTTACTTTGAGATGGTGTTGTCCCAGTTTTCTAATGCACACAAAGCCGATTTCTTACTTTGCAATACCGTCTCAGCTTTTGAGGAagaggtaattaattaattaattacatgcaTATATTACTAGTTTGCTTCATTCATtcgttattaattaatattatcttaTAATTGAGAGGTCGCAACGTTGAATAATCTTTGTAAAAAGTATTGTATATGTCCCTTCATATAAATTTAGGCAATTGTCGAAATAATTGGTacgttatatatataatgagtaataactaattaatatatatatatatatatatatgtatgtctaATATAATTGACAATGAATTAATTAACAGGTGGTGGAATGCATGTCAAAAGTATTTCCCTCCACGCTGACAATTGGGCCGACCATTCCATCGGCATACTTGAATAATAAGCATATGAGGGTCAAATTCAAAGATGATGACAAAGAGTACGGGTTTAATCTGTTCGAATCCGAAGCATCGGGTGTTTGCATGGAGTGGCTCAACAAAAAGCCGGTGGGCTCTGTTGTGTATGTGTCGTTTGGTAGCATGGCCAATCTGAGTGTGAAGCAAATAGAGGAACTTTCAATGGGACTGAAAGCTTCCAACATGTATTTCTTATGGGTGATAAGGCCTTTTGAACAGGAAAAGCTGCGGGATAAGTTTGGGGAAGATGATGATAAAGGGCTATTGGTGAAATGGTGCCCCCAGTTGGAAGTCCTTGCCAATGAGGCCGTGGGGTGCTTCTTCACGCATTGCGGTTGGAATTCAGCGATGGAGGGATTGAGCTTGGGAGTTCCAATGGTAGCCATGCCACAATGGACCGACCAAACTACCAATGCCAAGCTTGTGGAGGGTGTTTGGAAGGTCGGGGTTAGAGTTCGTGTGGATGAGAATGGGATTGTGGGGAGACATGAAATTAGTGGGTGCATCAGACAGGTGATGGAGGTGGAGAGagccaaagaaattaaatacaaCGCCAATAAATGGAGAAACATTGCTATTCGGGCAATTAGTGACGGCGGCTCTTCCGACAACAACATTGACCGATTTATATCCAAATTGAAATCGTCTCCTCCTCCAAGCTCTACTAAGTAATCAACTAGCTTATTCAAggagatgtattcaatttaaagtttatttaatttaaaatttaatacatttaaaacaaattataaactttaaaagatttgataaaTTGTTATGAAATTCTATAAACTCCAttaagattttataagaattgaacggatttaaaattaaatttcatattaacagtttttttcataattttattgttaaaattctttcaaatccattaaaatttattatttttaaatttttttaaaatcaataactttttgaatatcatcagattttaaaagaattgtataaaatcttaattgaatacaactagattttaatagattttatattaaatatcattagatttatatgtactttttttaaaatttaaatagaatacctctaaacatttataaatttttataattttttaaattgtaaattaaatacaccctatcaatttttttaatttattattatgttggtttttaaataatatcatatataatttcattttcatgaaattaatGCTATATATGTCCATATATAATGGACCATGTGTCGGTGTAATaaacttgttatatatatatatatatatatacatacgtatggttgaattaatttcataatttccaCAACCACAAGATTTGTTCACGTACGTAAGCAATGACGTTAGCTTGAATACGACGCAGTGCGTAGTGATGCAGCGTATCCATGTACCAAAACCTCGATATTTCCAAATCCAATCAATCCCGTAGATGTTAGTTTGATCCATGGGAGGAGGAGTTATTCAGTAGGGCAGTGCCTCCCACATCAGCCATACGCCCCTACGGCAAAGACATATGCCATcgatcattatttttctttttattttttattttcttttttgttaagaACACTCCGTACTGTCGAACGTGGCGGGCCCTAGGAGGCCACCAGTCCTACGACAAATTAAACACAGATACAACACCTTTTTAATGTGGTCGCAATGAACCACTAACTGAGTTTATGAGTTCAATTTTGCTGGTTCACTTCATCATGGCATGGGGTAATTGAACTGAGACTGACTTTCAGGTTTATAACTAGCTAGCTACTTAGAAAAATATGGAACAGAATTGATCATATTTAACGCTACATTATCAATGGCTTATATATAAACTACCAAGTAGCTAGCTTTGAATCTCATTGTTTGTGAgatcattatatttaatttatgttcAGCATGTAGATAGTAGACGATCCCTCAGCATCTTCAtgaattatgtattttttgagaTTTATGGATCATTATTTGTACGTATGTCAACTAATTAACCGtagaattaaagaaaaaaaaatgtggttgCTAACTTTGTGATGATGATCAGCAAATCAAGCAAACTTATTTGTTAAAGATTTAAGCAGTTGGAATATAAAAATGGTTAGtaactataaatatggataCAACAGAATACAATATGTATAACTCatataacaaacaaattaacaagTATATATtggctatttttattttgttattattatttttaacaatttgctAGCCATGCATGGTGATTGTTAGGCCAAAgagtaaataaatatagaaaggaaattaaatacttttcagcCTAACTGATGGAAAACGCAAGGGATAGAAAAGAACCGCATTCATTAACTAGTTCAACAATATAATTTTGGATAGTGGACCAAAGATAGAAAAGAACCGCATTCATTAACTAGTTCAACAATATAATTTTGGATAGTGgaccaaacaaacaaacaaataataataataataaaaaaataccttTTGATTGCGTGACAAAGGCAAGCTAACAATGCCACCACCAGCTGCGTGTCCAAAATAACCTTAATTCTTATACTCTATTTAATTGTTCTGCCTTAGGCAGttgaccaaaaacaaaattatctaTATGTGTTAACAGTTTATAGTAATAGTAGATATGTTTCTTTGTAATACATATCTCTATTCATACGTTTTGTACATCTTGTGTAACAGTTGGATGGTCTTTAGTTTTGGTAGGTTTATCTTATTTATCTATCttctcttgttgtatttattacgtATTAGTCCAACATCAATTGAATAAAGCTCTTTCACATATTTCATTGGTGTTGTATGTGTAAGCATATAGTGGGAAGTGCTGATGTAAATGAAAACTAAGCTTACATATGGTTTACTTTTGGTctctgttctctctctctctctctctctctctctctctctctctctctttatatatatatatatatatataaatatgtatgcatataaaaGTACTACAATCGACAAATATAAATACCATGTGATGTAATATAATGTAATCCGTTTCATGTGATGTAATATAATGTAATCCGTTGGAAACAGAGAGTGGTGGTTGGAATCAatcaaaaatagaaagaaagaaaagaaaaaaataaaataaaattgatggaatggaagagaaagaagaaataaGCGAGCAAGTATAATTGTTGGCAATCCCGATGCCAGTGCAAGGGTGTAAGAGTCGCACACACCTTcgcattttgattgtaaataccaaACCAAGTTCATCGAGGGTCATTAGTCAAgcccatggtcacttgcttgGATTTCTAGCTTTTGTTATACGAAATAGtaccattatgattcctcgcatattttgatatgtattccTGTTGGAATgaaaatggctcaataagctctttggaggggggtggctagtcGGTGAGTTGTTGGGTTAACCActagcataggtgagaactCTTGATAGCatgcttgtaaacctctctgcTGTTCTCTCCATGGAAGACCGAATAAAACGAATGCATTTCCATTTCATTGTattgttgccttgtttactgACTATTTCCTAACAATTGtgattatatgttttattttattgcttgcttgttgcatgcacaatactaatatcTTGTGGGTTATTTGCCTACGAGGGATATTGACGGTTGGCTTACTACCCGCGAGGGACGAGTAAGCACCGTACGACCCCGTTGTATACTTAGAATGGTGGGACcatgacagttggtatcagagcgggGTTGGGAGTCGCTCGCACAGGATGTCGAAGCTGACAAACGAAATGCGGTTTGATACCATCGAACAGCAGCTCGGGGAGATTGCTGGCATCATAGATGCACATATCAAAGGCCACAATTGACAGGCAGCCTTCGAAAAGATGGAGACAGTTGATGACATAGCCAGTCGAGTGAGAGCACTCGAGAGGAAACAAACCCCATGGGGGAATACTGACCCTTCGAGCTCTACTGCAGGCAAGCGAGATGGAGTCGTGGAAGAGGCTATAGAGAGATTGATGTCTACGGTCAATGAACTGACGGAAGACTTTCCAGCCACCATGGAAGCCTTAAAGATGGAAATGGGGCAAATAAATACTAAGCTCGCCATCATCATGCGAGCGGTAGAAAATCGACCTGCTGTCTCAATGGGTAGGGACTATGGACGAATGAAAGTGCCTGAGCCCCGAGCGTATGGAGGAGCACGAGATGCGAAGGAGCTCGAAAACTTTTTGTTTGGTATGGAACAATATTTTTGAGCAATAAAATCGGATTCAGAGGAAACGAAGGTGACCATGGCTACAATGTACCTAACCATTGATGCAAAACTGTGGTGGTGATCCAAAGACGAAGATATCAAAAACAACTGATGCATCATTGACACATGGGACCAGCTACAGAAGGAACTTAAAAACCAATTCCTTCCCGAGAATGTGGACTACATTGCCCGTCGACATTTGAGAGAATTGAGACAGATCGGTAATGTAAGGAACTATGTGAAAGCATTCTCGGCACTCATGCTCGATATACGTGACATGTCTGAGAAGGATAAGCACTTTTACTTCCTGAAAGGGCTGAAACCTTAGGTTAGGACAGAACTTCATCAATAGAGAGTACAAGACTTAGCCTCAGTGCTAAGGGCAGCAGTGCGCCTAATGGACTACTCAACAGAGAGCCCCATTAATAGAAGGCCCCAATCGCCTCCTTCGAATGCCAATAGTGGTAGACCCTTCAGGCCTACCAATCTCACAAGACCTGGGGGAGGCGACAATAGGAAACCTTCGAGCACGAGAGAGCCTCCACCGCGGAACCCCAATGTATTCGGATTTAGATCCTAACCTATGTCATGTTTCCTATGTAATGGTCCCCACAGAGTGGGCGAATGCCCCCATAAGACCACTCTTAGTGCGCTACAAGCATCTATTCGCTCCCAAGAGCACGAGGGA includes the following:
- the LOC107407013 gene encoding UDP-glycosyltransferase 74F2-like, producing MHRGHVLAVPYPSQGHINPLLQFCKHLSSKGLKATLATTIFISKTFKPNPSIAGSVQLDTISDGFDDGGFAQAEGVADYLTKLEAAGSKSLAELILKYKESADDPIDCIVYDSFLPWALDVAIEFGTASAAFFTQPCTVNYIYFCVHHGLLNLPIPTNSIPLSIPGLHFLDIPDMPSFICVEGSYPAYFEMVLSQFSNAHKADFLLCNTVSAFEEEVVECMSKVFPSTLTIGPTIPSAYLNNKHMRVKFKDDDKEYGFNLFESEASGVCMEWLNKKPVGSVVYVSFGSMANLSVKQIEELSMGLKASNMYFLWVIRPFEQEKLRDKFGEDDDKGLLVKWCPQLEVLANEAVGCFFTHCGWNSAMEGLSLGVPMVAMPQWTDQTTNAKLVEGVWKVGVRVRVDENGIVGRHEISGCIRQVMEVERAKEIKYNANKWRNIAIRAISDGGSSDNNIDRFISKLKSSPPPSSTK